The following proteins come from a genomic window of Achromobacter deleyi:
- a CDS encoding acyl-CoA dehydrogenase family protein — MTAGQPDPRLTPGLTAWLDAHAGALDDGSHDAAEVLPQLAAAGVFRLGVPAAQGGTPGSDIGDAIEAVSQVAEHSVAAAFVAWGQRVFIEYLLRSPNTALSQAWLAPLLAGEVAGATALSNAMKFLSGIESLQIGARQDGADWLLDGRMPWVTNLRKQGFLVAAAVSAPDGTPAVVALPHDIDGLTRSADLDLLALQSSNTAALDVRGVRIDPQWLIHPDARQYLPQARPAFAGLQCGLSIGLARRALRAAGEAGQGQASRGILAEPLQALARQLDDATAGLVGGVRSARFVAEPWLLFEHRIALAEIASQAVQLELQASGGAAYLRPAGDGFARRWREAAFLPIVTPSLVQLKTELAKRQARLAAEAAA, encoded by the coding sequence ATGACGGCGGGACAACCGGACCCGCGCCTGACGCCCGGATTGACCGCCTGGCTCGACGCCCACGCCGGCGCGCTGGACGATGGCAGCCATGACGCCGCCGAGGTCCTGCCGCAATTGGCCGCGGCGGGCGTCTTCCGCCTGGGCGTGCCGGCCGCGCAGGGCGGTACGCCGGGCTCCGACATCGGCGATGCCATCGAGGCCGTGTCGCAGGTGGCCGAGCATTCCGTGGCCGCGGCCTTCGTGGCCTGGGGCCAGCGCGTCTTCATCGAATACCTGCTGCGCAGCCCCAACACGGCCTTGTCGCAGGCCTGGCTGGCGCCCTTGCTGGCGGGCGAGGTGGCCGGCGCCACCGCGCTGTCGAACGCCATGAAATTCCTCAGCGGCATCGAGTCGCTGCAGATCGGCGCGCGCCAGGACGGCGCCGATTGGCTGCTGGACGGCCGCATGCCGTGGGTGACGAACCTGCGCAAGCAGGGCTTCCTGGTGGCCGCGGCCGTCTCGGCCCCCGATGGCACGCCGGCCGTGGTGGCCCTGCCGCATGATATCGACGGCCTGACGCGCAGCGCCGACCTGGACCTGCTGGCGCTGCAGTCCAGCAACACCGCGGCGCTGGACGTGCGCGGCGTGCGTATCGATCCGCAATGGCTGATCCACCCGGATGCGCGCCAGTACCTGCCGCAGGCGCGGCCGGCCTTCGCCGGGCTGCAATGCGGCCTGTCCATCGGCCTGGCGCGACGGGCGCTGCGCGCCGCGGGCGAAGCCGGGCAGGGCCAGGCCTCGCGCGGCATCCTGGCCGAACCCTTGCAGGCGCTGGCGCGGCAACTCGACGATGCCACCGCCGGCCTGGTCGGCGGCGTGCGCAGCGCGCGTTTCGTCGCCGAACCCTGGCTGCTGTTCGAGCACCGCATCGCGCTGGCCGAGATCGCCAGCCAGGCGGTGCAACTGGAATTGCAGGCCAGCGGCGGCGCGGCCTACTTGCGACCCGCCGGCGACGGTTTCGCGCGGCGCTGGCGCGAGGCGGCCTTCCTGCCGATCGTCACGCCCAGCCTGGTGCAGCTCAAGACCGAGCTGGCCAAGCGCCAGGCGCGGCTGGCGGCCGAGGCCGCCGCATGA
- a CDS encoding ABC transporter ATP-binding protein, with amino-acid sequence MSAPPRPVLQAHGLALRYAQAPADVFQDVDLVLDRGEVVAVLGASGAGKSSLLRVLAGLQPASAGTLLMEGAPLTGVHPRVAVAFQDPGLLPWLSLERNVAFGLDFTHQPRLTAAERRLRIDQAIDEVGLSHARHLRPAQLSGGMAQRTALARCLARQPAVLLLDEPFGALDEVTRGEMQALLRKVVADFHTAAVLITHDIDEALLLADRIVLLGGAPGRILGVWPVDLPQPRADLLPEMGALRLEILTRLRAALRVARGEAAKESIDVP; translated from the coding sequence ATGAGCGCGCCGCCGCGTCCAGTGTTGCAGGCGCATGGCCTGGCGCTGCGCTACGCGCAGGCGCCGGCCGATGTGTTCCAGGACGTGGACCTGGTGCTGGACCGTGGCGAGGTGGTGGCGGTGCTGGGCGCCAGCGGCGCCGGCAAGTCGAGCCTGCTGCGGGTGCTGGCCGGGCTGCAGCCGGCCAGCGCCGGCACGCTGCTGATGGAAGGCGCGCCGCTGACCGGCGTGCATCCGCGCGTGGCGGTGGCGTTCCAGGATCCCGGCCTGCTGCCGTGGCTGTCGCTGGAGCGCAATGTGGCCTTCGGCCTGGATTTCACCCACCAGCCCAGGCTGACCGCCGCCGAACGCCGGTTGCGGATCGACCAGGCCATCGACGAGGTCGGCCTGTCGCACGCGCGGCACCTGCGGCCGGCGCAGCTGTCCGGCGGCATGGCGCAGCGCACCGCATTGGCGCGTTGCCTGGCGCGCCAGCCGGCGGTGCTGCTGCTGGACGAGCCGTTCGGCGCGCTCGACGAAGTCACGCGCGGCGAAATGCAGGCGCTGCTGCGCAAGGTGGTGGCCGACTTCCATACCGCCGCCGTCCTCATCACCCACGATATCGACGAAGCGCTGCTGCTGGCGGACCGCATCGTGCTGCTGGGCGGCGCGCCGGGACGCATCCTGGGCGTGTGGCCGGTGGACCTGCCGCAGCCGCGCGCCGACCTGTTGCCGGAAATGGGCGCGTTGCGCCTGGAAATCCTGACCCGCCTGCGCGCCGCGCTGCGGGTCGCACGCGGCGAAGCCGCCAAGGAGTCTATCGATGTGCCTTGA
- a CDS encoding ABC transporter substrate-binding protein, which translates to MCLEHMSRRDWLKLSALLTAGGAAPLLAAFNARAQSEPDAPVRIGYLPITDAAPLLVAHNNGLFDKAGVKAEKPTLLRSWAQVIEAFISGQVNVVHLLSPMTVWARFGSQVPAKVVAWNHVGGSGLTVAPAVNSVKELGGKTVAIPFWYSIHNVMLQYLLRENGLTPVSRKDGAPAANEVNLVVMAPADMPPALAQNRIAGYIVAEPFNAVAETLGVGKVLRFTGDIWRNHACCVVFMHERDLQQRPEWSQKVVDAIVQAQLWIRDNREETAKLLSKEGINRYTPHGLPALSKVLAPPASDREQYLASGAIRHADWDERRIDFQPYPFPSYTEELVRRLRDTLIEADRGFLAGLDPARAAAELVDDRYVKRAIEAAGGLQRFGFSDAYTRTETVQA; encoded by the coding sequence ATGTGCCTTGAACACATGTCGCGTCGCGACTGGTTGAAACTCTCGGCCCTGCTGACGGCGGGCGGCGCCGCGCCGCTGCTGGCGGCCTTCAATGCGCGGGCGCAGAGCGAGCCCGACGCGCCGGTGCGCATCGGCTACCTGCCGATCACCGACGCGGCGCCGCTGCTGGTGGCGCACAACAACGGCCTGTTCGACAAGGCCGGCGTCAAGGCCGAAAAGCCGACGCTGTTGCGCAGCTGGGCCCAGGTGATCGAAGCCTTCATTTCCGGCCAGGTCAACGTGGTGCACCTGCTGTCGCCGATGACGGTGTGGGCGCGCTTCGGCAGCCAGGTGCCGGCCAAGGTGGTGGCCTGGAACCACGTCGGCGGCTCCGGCCTGACGGTGGCGCCGGCCGTCAATAGCGTCAAGGAACTGGGCGGCAAGACCGTGGCGATCCCGTTCTGGTATTCGATCCACAACGTGATGCTGCAGTACCTGCTGCGCGAGAACGGCCTGACGCCGGTGTCGCGCAAGGACGGCGCGCCGGCCGCCAACGAGGTCAATCTGGTGGTGATGGCGCCGGCCGACATGCCGCCGGCGCTGGCGCAGAACCGCATCGCCGGCTACATCGTGGCCGAGCCCTTCAACGCCGTGGCCGAGACGCTGGGCGTGGGCAAGGTGCTGCGCTTTACCGGCGACATCTGGCGCAACCACGCCTGCTGCGTGGTGTTCATGCACGAGCGCGACCTGCAGCAGCGGCCCGAGTGGTCGCAGAAGGTGGTCGACGCCATCGTCCAGGCGCAGCTGTGGATCCGCGACAACCGCGAAGAGACCGCCAAACTGCTGTCCAAGGAAGGCATCAACCGCTACACCCCGCATGGCCTGCCGGCCTTGAGCAAGGTGCTGGCGCCGCCGGCGTCGGACCGCGAGCAGTACCTGGCCAGCGGCGCGATCCGCCACGCCGACTGGGACGAACGCCGCATCGACTTCCAGCCGTATCCGTTCCCCAGCTACACCGAGGAACTGGTGCGGCGCCTGCGCGACACGCTGATCGAGGCCGATCGCGGCTTCCTGGCCGGGCTGGATCCCGCCCGCGCCGCGGCCGAACTGGTCGATGACCGCTACGTCAAGCGCGCCATCGAAGCCGCGGGCGGCCTGCAGCGCTTCGGTTTTTCCGACGCCTACACCCGGACCGAGACGGTGCAGGCGTGA